In Pseudonocardia sp. C8, one genomic interval encodes:
- a CDS encoding bifunctional 2-polyprenyl-6-hydroxyphenol methylase/3-demethylubiquinol 3-O-methyltransferase UbiG, producing the protein MGDAARRWRERQSARGLPEHILRAAPADPWTHDPADFAPPVTPADTPSRTAARALAERAAAWGCGGASLLDVGCGGGDAAFAAAWPEPSPVARIVGVDRQADMLAVFAATARERGIPHTTVPGTWPEAAADAGRHDVVVCHHVLHNVVDLPPFLRALTAAARPAGGVVVEMLPEHPMAWLDPLWARFHDLHRPASATADDAVAVLREELGITPEVHRWERAPRLPHGPAWVARRLCLSDDRVPEVEAALAGIPPRRTDAVTLVWSP; encoded by the coding sequence ATGGGAGACGCGGCACGGCGGTGGCGGGAGCGCCAGTCCGCGCGCGGGCTCCCCGAGCACATCCTCCGCGCCGCGCCGGCCGACCCGTGGACGCACGACCCGGCGGACTTCGCGCCGCCGGTGACCCCGGCCGACACCCCGTCCCGTACGGCCGCCCGCGCACTGGCCGAGCGGGCCGCGGCCTGGGGCTGCGGCGGGGCGTCGCTGCTCGACGTCGGCTGCGGTGGCGGGGACGCCGCGTTCGCCGCCGCCTGGCCGGAGCCGTCCCCGGTCGCCCGGATCGTCGGCGTCGACCGGCAGGCCGACATGCTGGCGGTGTTCGCCGCCACCGCGCGCGAGCGGGGCATCCCGCACACGACCGTGCCCGGGACCTGGCCCGAGGCCGCGGCCGACGCGGGGCGGCACGACGTCGTCGTCTGCCACCACGTGCTGCACAACGTGGTCGACCTGCCGCCGTTCCTGCGCGCGCTCACCGCGGCCGCCCGCCCGGCCGGCGGCGTCGTGGTCGAGATGCTGCCCGAGCACCCGATGGCGTGGCTGGACCCGCTGTGGGCCCGGTTCCACGACCTGCACCGGCCGGCGAGCGCCACCGCCGACGACGCCGTCGCCGTGCTGCGCGAGGAGCTCGGCATCACCCCCGAGGTGCACCGCTGGGAACGCGCGCCGCGGCTCCCGCACGGGCCCGCGTGGGTGGCCCGGCGGTTGTGCCTGTCCGACGACCGGGTGCCGGAGGTCGAGGCGGCGCTGGCGGGGATCCCGCCGCGCCGGACCGACGCCGTCACCCTCGTCTGGTCGCCGTAG